In Halopelagius inordinatus, a single genomic region encodes these proteins:
- a CDS encoding phosphoribosylanthranilate isomerase yields the protein MVRVKVCGVTTESDLRAVDDAGADAVGVISEVTVDTPREVSLSRASTLFDAAPPFLTTTLVSMPSSATRAVELAAAASPDVLQLHGDFEADEFQRISAQTDARVVAVVDPDSSARARAIAHVVDGVLVDSVSDDGAGGTGETHDWAATAEVVETLNAPVTLAGGLTPDNVAEAVRTVRPYAVDVASGVEAEGGVKAHDAVRAFVRNATAAGDALERRDGRDEREEATS from the coding sequence GTGGTGCGGGTGAAAGTCTGCGGCGTCACGACCGAATCTGACCTCCGCGCCGTCGACGACGCCGGTGCGGACGCCGTCGGCGTCATCTCCGAGGTGACCGTGGACACGCCGCGCGAGGTGTCGCTCTCGCGCGCCTCGACGCTGTTCGACGCCGCACCGCCGTTCCTCACGACGACGCTCGTCTCGATGCCGTCGTCCGCGACCCGAGCGGTCGAACTCGCGGCGGCCGCCTCGCCCGACGTCCTACAGTTGCACGGCGATTTCGAGGCGGACGAGTTCCAGCGAATCAGCGCGCAGACGGACGCCCGCGTCGTCGCAGTCGTCGACCCGGACTCGTCCGCCCGCGCCCGCGCCATCGCGCACGTCGTCGACGGCGTCCTCGTCGATTCCGTCTCCGACGACGGCGCGGGCGGGACGGGCGAGACCCACGACTGGGCGGCGACGGCCGAGGTGGTCGAGACGCTCAACGCGCCCGTGACGCTCGCGGGCGGGTTGACGCCAGACAACGTCGCCGAAGCGGTCCGGACGGTCCGACCCTACGCCGTCGACGTGGCCAGCGGTGTCGAAGCCGAGGGCGGCGTGAAGGCCCACGACGCGGTCCGAGCGTTCGTCCGAAACGCGACGGCGGCGGGCGACGCCCTCGAACGACGCGACGGGCGAGACGAGAGAGAGGAGGCCACGTCGTGA
- the trpG gene encoding anthranilate synthase component II codes for MTLRLLVVDNYDSFTYNLVEYFSERRIDGDPVEVVVRKNTASIEEIRSLDPDAIVISPGPGHPKNDRDVGVTTEVLTTLSTEVPTLGVCLGLEAAVYAYGGTVGHAPEPIHGKAYPVDHDGRGVFAGLEQGFQAGRYHSLVATEVPDCFEVSATTDHEGVDLVMGIRHREYPIECVQFHPESVLTAVGHDVVANFLRTVVANRVVA; via the coding sequence ATGACGCTGCGACTTCTCGTCGTGGACAACTACGATTCGTTCACGTACAACCTCGTCGAGTACTTCTCCGAGCGCAGAATCGATGGCGACCCCGTCGAGGTGGTCGTCCGGAAGAACACCGCCTCTATCGAGGAGATTCGGAGCCTCGACCCGGACGCGATAGTCATCAGTCCGGGGCCGGGCCACCCGAAGAACGACCGCGACGTGGGCGTGACGACGGAGGTGTTGACGACGCTCTCGACGGAGGTTCCGACGCTCGGCGTCTGTCTCGGACTCGAAGCCGCGGTGTACGCCTACGGCGGCACCGTCGGCCACGCGCCGGAACCCATCCACGGCAAGGCGTACCCCGTCGACCACGACGGACGCGGCGTCTTCGCGGGTCTCGAACAGGGCTTTCAGGCGGGACGATATCACTCGCTGGTCGCCACCGAGGTGCCCGACTGCTTCGAGGTGTCCGCGACGACGGACCACGAGGGAGTCGACTTGGTGATGGGTATCCGCCACCGCGAGTACCCGATAGAGTGCGTGCAGTTTCACCCCGAGAGCGTTCTGACCGCCGTCGGTCACGACGTCGTCGCCAACTTCCTGCGAACCGTCGTCGCAAACCGGGTCGTCGCCTGA
- the trpD gene encoding anthranilate phosphoribosyltransferase, translating into MTLQDYIERATEGEDLTLEQSREAARLVFEDATEAQIGALLTALRSKGETESEIAGFAQGMRDAARTIEPDRKPLVDTCGTGGDDYNTINVSTTSAIVASGAGAAVAKHGNYSVSSSSGSADVLDVAGVNVEAEPPSVEEAIERDGIGFMLAPVFHPAMKAVIGPRKELGMRTLFNVLGPLTNPAGAQAQVVGVYDPDLVPLLARALSHMDVERALVVHGSGMDEIALHDETVVAEVDGDTIEEYTLSPVDIGLDSAPVEAVGGGTPQENAADLRGIVRGDVTGPKRDIILANAGAAVYVAGLADSIAEGVDVAAEAIDSDAAAAKLEDLRADADDADAESEVEA; encoded by the coding sequence ATGACGCTTCAGGATTACATCGAACGCGCGACGGAGGGCGAGGACCTGACGCTCGAACAGTCTCGCGAGGCCGCACGCCTCGTCTTCGAGGACGCGACGGAGGCGCAGATCGGTGCGCTTCTGACGGCGCTCAGATCGAAAGGCGAGACCGAGAGCGAGATTGCCGGATTCGCACAGGGGATGCGCGACGCCGCGCGGACCATCGAACCCGACCGGAAACCGCTGGTCGACACCTGCGGCACCGGCGGCGACGACTACAACACCATCAACGTCTCGACGACCAGCGCGATAGTCGCCTCCGGGGCGGGCGCGGCCGTCGCAAAGCACGGCAACTACTCCGTCTCCTCCTCGTCGGGGAGCGCGGACGTTCTCGACGTCGCGGGCGTGAACGTCGAGGCCGAACCGCCGTCCGTCGAGGAGGCCATCGAACGCGACGGCATCGGCTTCATGCTCGCACCGGTGTTTCACCCCGCGATGAAGGCCGTCATCGGCCCGCGAAAGGAACTCGGCATGCGCACTCTGTTCAACGTCCTCGGCCCCCTGACGAACCCCGCGGGCGCGCAAGCGCAGGTTGTCGGCGTCTACGACCCCGACCTCGTCCCCCTTCTGGCGCGCGCACTCTCGCACATGGACGTCGAACGCGCCCTCGTCGTCCACGGATCCGGCATGGACGAGATCGCCCTCCACGACGAGACGGTGGTCGCCGAAGTCGACGGCGACACCATCGAGGAGTACACGCTCTCGCCCGTCGATATCGGGCTGGACTCCGCGCCCGTCGAAGCGGTCGGCGGCGGCACCCCCCAAGAGAACGCGGCGGACCTGCGCGGCATCGTCCGCGGCGACGTGACGGGTCCAAAGCGGGACATCATCCTCGCGAACGCGGGCGCGGCGGTGTACGTCGCCGGACTCGCAGACTCCATCGCGGAGGGCGTCGACGTCGCCGCCGAGGCCATCGACTCCGACGCGGCGGCGGCAAAACTCGAAGACCTCCGTGCGGACGCGGACGACGCCGACGCCGAATCCGAGGTGGAGGCGTAA
- the trpE gene encoding anthranilate synthase component I, producing the protein MSDDPPSTVSLSRSREEFATLLDDRDDRVVAHLTADLPTASPLAAYAALSDRSDYGFLLESAEKTPSSDPDGAFAADGGADTDRHARYSFVGYDPEAVVTVGPDGTDVETLGGRAAEVVEEACSDARREDEASDDVLDHLRTALPNLPRAGFPEDERQRLRGGLVGFLAYEAVYDLWLEEVGVERPDSPVPDAEFVLTTRTVSFDHAEGTVRLVFTPVVGPDDDADAVYDELLSEARAVAETLAAAEEPETGGFVRSGETAGPQAEYEDAVRRTKQHVLDGDIYQGVVSRVRELRGSVDPMGLYEALREVNPSPYMYLLRHDDRVVVGASPETLVSVRGRRVVSNPIAGTCARGTSPVEDRRLAGEMLADAKERSEHTMLVDLARNDVRRVSEPGSVRVEEFMNVLKYSHVQHIESTVTGRLAAENDAFDATRATFPAGTLTGAPKVRAMEIIDELELTPRGVYGGGVGYYSWSGDADFAIVIRTATVRRGADEDTITVRAGAGIVADSDPTSEYEETEQKMRGVLAAVERIEREPDESAAAGGVPR; encoded by the coding sequence GTGAGCGACGACCCTCCTTCGACCGTCTCGCTCTCTCGGTCGCGCGAGGAGTTCGCGACGCTCCTCGATGACCGGGACGACCGAGTCGTCGCGCACCTGACCGCGGACCTGCCGACCGCGTCGCCGCTTGCGGCCTACGCCGCCCTCTCTGACCGAAGCGACTACGGCTTCCTCCTGGAGAGCGCCGAGAAGACGCCCTCCTCGGACCCCGACGGCGCGTTCGCGGCCGACGGGGGCGCGGACACCGACAGACACGCGCGGTACTCCTTCGTCGGCTACGACCCCGAAGCCGTCGTCACCGTCGGCCCGGACGGAACCGACGTAGAGACCCTCGGCGGGCGCGCCGCCGAAGTCGTCGAAGAGGCCTGTTCGGACGCTCGGCGCGAGGACGAGGCGAGCGACGACGTCCTCGACCACCTGCGAACCGCGCTCCCGAACCTCCCGCGCGCTGGCTTTCCCGAGGACGAACGGCAACGGCTCCGAGGCGGACTCGTCGGATTCCTCGCGTACGAGGCGGTGTACGACCTCTGGCTCGAAGAAGTGGGCGTCGAACGCCCGGACTCGCCGGTCCCCGACGCAGAGTTCGTCCTGACGACGCGGACTGTCTCGTTCGACCACGCCGAGGGGACGGTCAGACTGGTGTTTACGCCCGTTGTCGGTCCCGACGACGACGCCGACGCGGTGTACGACGAACTGCTGTCTGAGGCGCGCGCCGTCGCCGAAACGCTCGCGGCGGCCGAAGAGCCCGAGACGGGCGGGTTCGTCCGGTCGGGCGAGACGGCCGGCCCGCAAGCGGAGTACGAAGACGCCGTCCGGCGGACGAAACAGCACGTCCTCGACGGCGACATCTATCAGGGCGTCGTCTCCCGCGTGCGCGAACTCCGCGGTTCCGTCGACCCGATGGGACTGTACGAGGCGCTTCGGGAGGTCAACCCCTCGCCGTACATGTATCTGCTCCGCCACGACGACCGAGTCGTCGTCGGTGCGAGTCCGGAGACGCTCGTCTCCGTGCGGGGTCGGCGCGTCGTCTCGAACCCCATCGCGGGGACGTGCGCCCGGGGGACGAGTCCGGTCGAGGACCGCCGCCTCGCCGGCGAGATGCTCGCGGACGCGAAGGAACGCTCCGAGCACACGATGCTCGTGGACCTCGCGCGCAACGACGTGCGCCGCGTCTCGGAACCCGGAAGCGTCCGCGTCGAGGAGTTCATGAACGTCCTGAAGTACAGCCACGTTCAACACATCGAATCGACCGTCACCGGGCGGTTGGCGGCCGAGAACGACGCCTTCGACGCCACCCGGGCGACGTTCCCCGCGGGGACGCTCACGGGCGCGCCGAAGGTGCGCGCCATGGAGATAATCGACGAGCTCGAACTGACGCCCCGCGGCGTCTACGGCGGCGGCGTCGGCTACTACTCGTGGTCCGGCGACGCCGACTTCGCGATCGTCATCCGCACCGCGACGGTCCGACGAGGGGCCGACGAGGACACCATCACGGTCAGGGCGGGGGCGGGCATCGTCGCCGACAGCGACCCCACCTCCGAGTACGAGGAGACAGAACAGAAGATGCGGGGCGTCCTCGCCGCAGTCGAGCGAATCGAACGCGAACCCGACGAGTCCGCGGCGGCCGGGGGGGTCCCCCGATGA